Proteins co-encoded in one Echeneis naucrates chromosome 22, fEcheNa1.1, whole genome shotgun sequence genomic window:
- the LOC115036426 gene encoding protein FAM163A-like, producing MSAGTIVITGGILAGVILLCIVAVLCYCRLQYYCCKKNDSEVDMGSVVGADPLSHFPCNACNALAMDGTAITPVSLDQLDTGSHHNHCPTCSPHPLRSGLTDDMRNGGERLGFHTYYENPSVSLPLSANPQGSSPLSYYGPTDMFPPPPRPYSTQV from the exons ATGTCAGCGGGAACTATTGTTATAACCGGAGGAATTCTCGCCGGAGTGATACTGCTGTGCATTGTCGCAGTGCTCTGTTACTGTAGACTCCAG TATTACTGCTGTAAGAAGAATGATTCTGAGGTGGACATGGGCTCTGTGGTGGGAGCAGaccctctctctcactttccctGCAACGCCTGCAACGCTCTGGCGATGGACGGCACGGCGATCACCCCCGTCTCTCTGGATCAGCTGGACACGGGCTCCCACCACAACCACTGCCCCACGTGCTCGCCGCACCCCCTCCGCTCTGGACTCACAGACGACATGCGCAACGGAGGGGAGCGGCTGGGGTTCCACACCTACTACGAGAACCCGTCCGTCTCTCTTCCCCTGTCGGCCAACCCGCAGggctcctctcctctgagtTACTACGGTCCCACGGACATGTTTCCTCCCCCGCCACGCCCCTACAGCACCCAGGTCTGA